In Rubrivirga marina, the following are encoded in one genomic region:
- a CDS encoding DUF1572 family protein has translation MTLDRAFLDQSLTLLRGEWLPKIEAAAEALGEDDLWWRPNERTNSAGTLCVHLAGNLRQWIVAGLGGAPDVRDRPSEFATTGGRDAADVLADLRAAVEEACAVIDGLDETALLRTYAIQGREPTGLRAVYHAVEHFAMHAGQIVWIAKARDGAVRFYEDDPEGRARLLWTATPHGPIAP, from the coding sequence ATGACGCTCGACCGCGCCTTCCTCGACCAGTCCTTGACCCTCCTCCGCGGCGAGTGGCTGCCCAAGATCGAGGCGGCCGCCGAGGCGCTCGGCGAGGACGACCTGTGGTGGCGGCCGAACGAGCGGACCAACAGCGCCGGGACGCTGTGCGTCCACCTCGCCGGCAACCTCCGCCAGTGGATCGTCGCCGGCCTCGGCGGGGCGCCGGACGTCCGCGACCGCCCGTCCGAGTTCGCCACGACCGGCGGACGCGACGCCGCCGACGTGCTCGCCGACCTCCGTGCGGCGGTCGAGGAGGCCTGCGCCGTGATCGACGGGCTCGACGAGACCGCCCTCCTCCGCACCTACGCCATCCAGGGGCGGGAGCCGACAGGCCTCCGCGCGGTGTATCACGCGGTCGAGCACTTCGCGATGCACGCCGGGCAGATCGTCTGGATCGCCAAGGCCCGCGACGGCGCGGTCCGCTTCTACGAGGACGACCCCGAGGGCCGCGCGCGCCTGCTGTGGACGGCCACGCCCCACGGGCCGATCGCACCGTAA
- a CDS encoding hybrid sensor histidine kinase/response regulator: MKLFPKLILAFSVAALICSAFGAAIVHAIDVAAEESAQATAQRVEAATEPTRAVVRDALSALRADTSDAAAEARAILATTPAPAATDDLATARAALAPARRYGLALLVVPFLLALGLGVLISRTLGRRLRQIAEGARAIGAGDLTVRLHDTSADEVGEVARTLDETAAALAKSMVSQAHLDAIIESIPDPFGVIDGEGNVVRVNQAAAAVFEREADEIAGMPAMDFFASQPEEVMAFAMALSGNDAITGLDSTFQRPSGERVPVRLSAAKLPVDGEGRGGLVLVAQDVTEVRQTHEALVSAKEAAEEANQAKSEFLANMSHEIRTPLNGVIGMTGHLLDTDLSEEQREFASVIRSSGEALLGVINDVLDFSKIEAGMLELEAQPFDIRTCAEDALDLVAYRASEKGLDLAYEIGDDVPARVVGDATRLRQVLVNLLANAVKFTEAGEVVLEVAPCDPEAVPGHVWDLDDCEAGLHLSVRDTGIGIAPDRLEALFDPFTQADASTTRRYGGTGLGLAISRSLVDAMGGRIWAESTPGRGTTFHVAVPAEAVPGAQPAGTCDGIAALSGKGVLIVDDNETNRRILQVQAEKWGLVPTVTASADEALASVDGGAAVAVAILDYQMPDVDGAELARALHARRPELPLIVLSSMHLAPDVPPGVLAASLTKPIKTGQLCRAIVDAVGPVEAPAEPAAPPATVSPLPMPDAPRPSPLRILLAEDNVVNQRVIGLTLARTGYRHDMVTDGDEVLPALRQAADAGRPYDVVFLDLRMPRVDGIEAARRVRSADVPQPRIVAMTADVTAAKREACFAAGFDGFLGKPLDREALSRVLDDIERAVHGTAAAPEPPASDRTAFPTLSEMACGDEDLFLSLLADARVEIEAGLTATKAALRNEDLREAGRHVHTLKSVAGLLDASELYALCAATQDAADAGSLVEAVQAFLPLYAHAQGTLEALDAVLPASGAPPVHAALSAIPVTESMA, encoded by the coding sequence ATGAAACTGTTCCCCAAACTGATCCTGGCGTTCAGCGTCGCGGCCCTCATCTGCTCGGCCTTCGGGGCCGCCATCGTCCACGCCATCGACGTGGCGGCCGAGGAGAGCGCGCAGGCGACGGCCCAGCGGGTCGAGGCGGCCACAGAGCCGACGCGCGCGGTCGTCCGTGACGCGCTCTCGGCCCTCCGAGCCGACACGTCCGACGCGGCGGCCGAGGCCCGGGCCATCCTCGCGACCACCCCCGCCCCCGCCGCGACCGACGACCTCGCGACGGCGCGGGCCGCGCTCGCCCCCGCGCGGCGCTATGGGCTCGCGCTCCTCGTCGTCCCCTTCCTGCTGGCGCTCGGGCTCGGCGTCCTGATCTCGAGGACGCTCGGGCGTCGGCTCCGGCAGATCGCCGAGGGCGCGCGGGCGATCGGCGCGGGCGACCTCACCGTCCGGCTCCACGACACGTCGGCCGACGAGGTCGGCGAGGTCGCGCGGACGCTCGACGAGACGGCGGCGGCGCTCGCCAAGAGCATGGTTTCGCAGGCCCACCTCGACGCCATCATCGAGTCGATCCCCGACCCGTTCGGCGTGATCGACGGAGAGGGGAACGTGGTCCGGGTGAACCAGGCGGCGGCGGCCGTCTTCGAGCGGGAGGCCGACGAGATCGCGGGGATGCCGGCCATGGACTTTTTCGCGTCGCAGCCGGAGGAGGTCATGGCCTTCGCGATGGCCCTCTCCGGCAACGACGCCATCACCGGGCTCGACTCCACGTTCCAGCGGCCGAGCGGCGAGCGCGTCCCGGTCCGCCTCTCGGCCGCCAAGCTCCCCGTCGACGGAGAGGGGCGCGGGGGGCTCGTCCTCGTGGCCCAGGACGTCACGGAGGTCCGCCAGACGCACGAGGCGCTCGTGTCGGCCAAGGAGGCCGCCGAGGAGGCGAACCAGGCCAAGAGCGAGTTCCTCGCCAACATGAGCCACGAGATCCGGACGCCGCTCAACGGCGTGATCGGGATGACCGGCCACCTCCTCGACACCGACCTCTCAGAAGAGCAGCGCGAGTTCGCCTCGGTCATCCGGTCGTCGGGGGAGGCCCTGCTCGGCGTGATCAACGACGTCCTGGACTTCTCGAAGATCGAGGCCGGGATGCTCGAGCTCGAGGCCCAGCCCTTCGACATCCGGACGTGCGCCGAGGACGCGCTCGACCTCGTGGCGTACCGGGCCTCCGAGAAGGGGCTCGACCTGGCCTACGAGATCGGTGACGACGTGCCGGCCCGCGTCGTCGGCGACGCGACGCGGCTGCGGCAGGTCCTCGTCAACCTCCTCGCCAACGCCGTCAAGTTCACCGAGGCGGGCGAGGTCGTGCTCGAGGTGGCCCCCTGCGACCCCGAGGCCGTCCCGGGCCACGTCTGGGACCTCGACGACTGCGAGGCCGGGCTCCACCTGAGCGTCCGCGACACCGGCATCGGGATCGCGCCCGACCGACTGGAGGCCCTGTTCGACCCGTTCACCCAGGCCGACGCGTCAACGACGCGCCGCTACGGCGGCACCGGACTCGGCCTCGCCATCTCGCGCAGCCTCGTCGACGCGATGGGCGGCCGGATCTGGGCCGAGAGCACGCCGGGTCGCGGGACCACCTTCCACGTCGCCGTCCCGGCCGAGGCCGTCCCGGGAGCCCAGCCGGCCGGGACCTGTGACGGGATCGCCGCGCTGTCCGGGAAGGGCGTCCTCATCGTGGACGACAACGAGACGAACCGCCGGATCCTCCAGGTCCAGGCCGAGAAGTGGGGCCTCGTGCCGACCGTGACGGCGTCGGCCGACGAGGCGCTGGCGTCCGTCGACGGCGGGGCCGCGGTCGCCGTCGCGATCCTCGACTACCAGATGCCGGACGTCGACGGGGCGGAGTTGGCGCGGGCGCTCCACGCGCGCCGGCCGGAGCTCCCGCTCATCGTCCTCTCGTCGATGCACCTGGCGCCGGACGTCCCGCCGGGCGTCCTCGCTGCCAGCCTGACCAAGCCCATCAAGACGGGCCAGCTCTGCCGCGCTATCGTCGACGCCGTCGGGCCGGTCGAGGCGCCCGCGGAGCCCGCCGCCCCACCCGCCACCGTCTCTCCCCTCCCGATGCCCGACGCCCCCCGCCCCTCGCCGCTCCGGATCCTCCTGGCCGAGGACAACGTCGTCAACCAGCGGGTCATCGGGCTCACGCTCGCCCGAACCGGCTACCGCCACGACATGGTGACCGACGGAGACGAGGTGCTCCCGGCCCTCCGCCAAGCCGCCGACGCCGGCCGCCCCTACGACGTCGTGTTCCTCGACCTCCGGATGCCCCGCGTCGACGGGATCGAGGCCGCCCGCCGCGTCCGCAGCGCCGACGTGCCCCAGCCGCGGATCGTGGCGATGACGGCCGACGTGACGGCGGCCAAGCGCGAGGCCTGCTTCGCGGCCGGCTTCGACGGGTTCCTCGGCAAGCCGCTCGACCGCGAGGCCCTCTCCCGCGTCCTCGACGACATCGAGCGGGCGGTTCACGGCACCGCGGCGGCGCCCGAGCCCCCGGCCTCCGATCGCACGGCGTTCCCTACGCTCTCCGAGATGGCCTGCGGCGACGAGGACCTCTTCCTGAGCCTCCTCGCCGACGCCCGCGTCGAGATCGAGGCCGGGCTCACGGCGACCAAGGCCGCCCTCCGCAACGAGGATCTCCGCGAGGCCGGCCGCCACGTTCACACGCTCAAGTCCGTCGCCGGCCTCCTCGACGCGAGCGAGCTCTACGCCCTCTGCGCCGCGACCCAGGACGCCGCCGACGCGGGCTCGCTCGTCGAGGCCGTCCAGGCGTTCCTCCCGCTCTACGCCCACGCGCAGGGGACGCTGGAGGCGCTCGACGCGGTCCTCCCGGCGTCCGGCGCGCCGCCCGTCCACGCCGCGCTCTCGGCCATCCCCGTGACCGAGTCGATGGCCTGA
- a CDS encoding helix-turn-helix domain-containing protein, with amino-acid sequence MRRRRATRWAVAEWRADVSPPIQRARDYVAVRVGEVRTLDELAEVAGLSRYHFARRFRDEVGEPPWAYVRRVRAEQARRLLESGASPAEVAYATGYTDQPHLTRDLRERFGRTPGQIRRQADSGDENRKDVQDPEAVAG; translated from the coding sequence GTGCGGCGCCGCCGCGCCACGCGGTGGGCTGTCGCCGAATGGCGCGCAGATGTCTCGCCACCCATCCAGCGGGCGCGAGACTACGTCGCCGTCCGCGTCGGCGAGGTGCGGACGCTCGATGAGCTGGCGGAGGTGGCCGGGCTCAGCCGGTACCACTTCGCGCGACGGTTCCGCGACGAGGTCGGCGAGCCGCCGTGGGCCTACGTCCGGCGCGTCCGGGCCGAGCAGGCGCGACGGCTTCTGGAAAGCGGCGCCTCGCCGGCCGAGGTCGCCTACGCGACGGGCTACACCGACCAACCCCACCTCACGCGCGACCTCCGCGAGCGCTTCGGGCGGACGCCCGGCCAGATCCGACGACAGGCGGACTCCGGCGACGAGAACCGCAAGGACGTTCAAGATCCCGAGGCGGTCGCGGGCTGA
- a CDS encoding ATP-dependent Clp protease proteolytic subunit, whose product MPDDRDEPLVLPTPLSRRVDDALFDARTVVISGGIDQDLAGSVIARLTALSAASADDVTIVVNSPGGHVESGDTIHDFVRFVTPRVRMLGTGWVASAGALIYVAVPREGRFCLPNTRFLLHEPSGGVRGVGSDIEIEADQILRMRERLTQIFARQTGQPVERIREDTRRNFWLDAEAAVEYGLVGRIVESASEMA is encoded by the coding sequence ATGCCTGACGACCGCGACGAGCCGCTCGTCCTCCCCACTCCCCTCTCCCGCCGCGTCGACGACGCCCTGTTCGACGCACGGACCGTCGTCATCAGCGGCGGGATCGACCAGGATCTCGCCGGGTCCGTCATCGCGCGGCTCACGGCGCTGTCGGCGGCCTCCGCCGACGACGTCACCATCGTCGTCAACTCGCCCGGCGGGCACGTCGAGTCGGGCGACACGATCCACGACTTCGTCCGGTTCGTGACGCCGCGCGTGCGGATGCTCGGCACGGGCTGGGTGGCGAGCGCGGGCGCCCTGATCTACGTGGCCGTCCCGCGCGAAGGCCGGTTCTGCCTGCCGAACACGCGGTTCCTACTGCACGAGCCGTCGGGCGGCGTCCGCGGCGTGGGGAGCGACATCGAGATCGAGGCCGACCAGATCCTCCGGATGCGCGAGCGGCTGACCCAGATTTTCGCGCGGCAGACCGGCCAGCCGGTCGAGCGGATCCGCGAGGACACGCGGCGCAACTTCTGGCTCGATGCCGAGGCCGCCGTCGAGTACGGCCTCGTCGGGCGGATCGTCGAATCGGCCTCCGAGATGGCGTAG
- a CDS encoding TonB-dependent receptor: MRIALLTALLAVSVPAAAGQVVRGRVTDTDTGAPVVGAAIRASERGSAAGADGAFLLTLPEAGEAALRITAVGYQPVEQTVAVAPGDTLRLDVALAPREIRTDRVVVTATRTAKALEDVAVPTTVVDAETIRRQGAVRLGDVLETVPGLQLFDDHGGGVQVQGFSSDYTLVLLDGEPVIGRTAGTLDVDRLTVAGVERVEVVAGPSSSLYGSEALAGVVNLVTALPAPGTEAGALRLRAGSYGQTDATAEAALGRDGWAARTFVNRFGSAGYDLTPDAFGPTVPAFTDWTADLRARANLGAARLSLGARLAAQDQSGAFAGLEDGAEVRYDDTASRLDWSVHPELALPLGERFRLTTTLYGARYATETRYRRQSDGRLFYSDDFDQRYSKAEAQLDALWSARHLTVVGAGAIDERLAGDRYGEDAAGAAPSAQQVYAFAQHEWALSRLLEVNASARFDAHSDYAARLTPKLSVLARPSDALRLRASVGSGFKAPAFRQLYLSFTNAAAGYSVFGSTRLEEGLRALDEQGQLAQVFLDPAALGAIEAESSVAFNVGAAVDLTPALRVEAGAFWNEVSDLIETQPVAQKTNGQSVFGYFNLDRVYTRGLDAQVTARPLGGVEVVGSYQFLQARDRDLVEALETGTVFGRDLDGRDTRLTVGDYGGLFGRSPHAAMLRATLTRGSASASLRGRWRSRYGYRDLDGNGLANRDDEFVPGYAVLDLTLTKSWATPAGRLQAQAGAENLLDVTRSTLVPSLPGRTLFASLGLSL, from the coding sequence ATGCGGATCGCCCTCCTCACAGCGCTCCTCGCCGTGTCGGTGCCCGCCGCTGCGGGGCAGGTCGTCCGCGGGCGCGTCACGGACACCGATACGGGCGCCCCCGTCGTCGGCGCAGCGATTCGGGCGTCCGAGCGCGGCTCGGCCGCCGGTGCAGACGGCGCCTTCCTCCTCACGCTCCCCGAGGCGGGGGAGGCCGCGCTCCGCATCACGGCCGTCGGGTACCAGCCGGTCGAACAGACCGTGGCAGTCGCCCCCGGCGACACGCTCCGCCTCGACGTCGCGCTCGCCCCCCGCGAGATCCGAACCGACCGCGTCGTCGTGACGGCCACGCGGACGGCGAAGGCGCTCGAAGACGTCGCCGTCCCGACGACGGTCGTCGACGCCGAGACGATCCGCCGGCAGGGCGCCGTCCGCCTCGGCGACGTGCTGGAGACGGTCCCCGGCCTCCAGCTCTTCGACGACCACGGCGGCGGCGTCCAAGTCCAGGGCTTCTCGTCCGACTACACCCTCGTCCTGCTCGACGGCGAGCCCGTCATCGGGCGGACGGCCGGGACGCTCGACGTGGACCGGCTGACGGTCGCGGGCGTCGAGCGGGTCGAGGTCGTCGCGGGGCCGTCGTCGTCGCTCTACGGGAGCGAGGCGCTCGCGGGCGTGGTCAACCTCGTGACGGCGCTGCCGGCGCCGGGGACCGAAGCGGGCGCGCTCCGCCTCCGCGCCGGCTCGTACGGGCAGACCGACGCGACGGCCGAGGCGGCTCTGGGGCGCGATGGCTGGGCCGCCCGCACGTTCGTCAACCGGTTCGGCTCCGCCGGGTACGACCTCACGCCCGACGCCTTTGGCCCGACCGTCCCGGCCTTCACCGACTGGACGGCCGACCTCCGCGCCCGCGCCAACCTCGGCGCCGCTCGGCTGAGCCTCGGTGCGCGCCTCGCCGCGCAGGACCAGTCCGGCGCGTTCGCAGGCCTCGAGGATGGCGCCGAGGTTCGCTACGACGACACGGCCAGCCGCCTCGACTGGAGCGTCCACCCCGAGCTCGCGCTCCCCCTCGGGGAGCGGTTCCGCCTCACGACGACGCTCTACGGGGCCCGCTACGCGACTGAGACCCGCTACCGCCGGCAGTCCGACGGCAGACTCTTTTACTCGGACGACTTCGACCAGCGCTATTCGAAGGCCGAGGCGCAGCTCGACGCGCTCTGGAGCGCGCGGCACCTGACCGTCGTCGGGGCCGGCGCCATCGACGAGCGACTCGCAGGCGACCGCTACGGCGAGGACGCGGCCGGGGCGGCGCCGAGCGCGCAGCAGGTCTACGCCTTCGCCCAGCACGAGTGGGCCCTGTCGCGGCTCCTCGAGGTGAATGCGAGCGCCCGGTTCGACGCGCACTCCGACTACGCGGCCCGGCTCACGCCGAAGCTGTCGGTGCTGGCCCGCCCGAGCGACGCCCTGCGCCTGCGGGCGAGCGTCGGGAGCGGGTTCAAGGCGCCGGCCTTCCGGCAGCTCTACCTCTCGTTCACGAACGCCGCCGCCGGCTACAGCGTGTTCGGGTCTACCCGCCTCGAAGAAGGACTCCGAGCCCTCGACGAACAGGGCCAGCTCGCGCAGGTCTTCCTCGACCCGGCCGCGCTCGGCGCCATCGAGGCCGAGAGCTCCGTCGCCTTCAACGTCGGCGCCGCGGTCGACCTCACGCCGGCCCTCAGGGTCGAGGCCGGCGCGTTCTGGAACGAGGTCTCGGACCTCATCGAGACCCAGCCCGTCGCGCAGAAGACGAACGGGCAGTCTGTCTTCGGCTACTTCAACCTCGACCGGGTCTACACGCGCGGGCTCGACGCCCAAGTCACGGCCCGGCCGCTGGGGGGCGTCGAGGTCGTGGGCAGCTACCAGTTCCTGCAGGCCCGCGACCGCGACCTCGTCGAGGCGCTGGAGACGGGGACCGTCTTCGGGCGCGACCTCGACGGGCGCGACACGCGCCTCACCGTCGGCGACTACGGGGGCCTGTTCGGCCGGTCGCCGCACGCCGCCATGCTCCGCGCGACGCTCACGAGGGGGTCCGCCTCGGCGTCGCTGCGGGGACGCTGGCGGAGCCGCTACGGCTACCGCGACCTCGACGGCAACGGCCTCGCCAACCGCGACGACGAGTTCGTCCCCGGCTACGCCGTCCTCGACCTCACGCTCACGAAATCGTGGGCGACGCCCGCCGGCCGCCTCCAGGCCCAGGCCGGCGCGGAGAACCTCCTCGACGTCACGCGCTCGACGCTCGTGCCGTCCCTGCCGGGCCGCACGCTCTTCGCGTCGCTCGGCCTCTCGCTGTAA